Within the Staphylococcus warneri genome, the region TTACAAAACGTTCTTCCTCTTTAATTTGTATTTTACTATGGCATATTAGTAGAAAAAGTGTAACAATATGTATGTATTAGCAAGCCAATTAATATAATACAATAGAAGATAAATAGGCATCACAAGCGACATTTTTTTATATTATTCAGTGACTCTTTACCCCGAGTTACTTATAACTAAGGTTTTAATGAAATGACAATCAGATTCATGTCTTGGATTTAAGAGGTAGATAATTCATATGAACTCATGTATGTTGTATAAAGTGAAGCTTCATAGATAATGAACAGAAAGGCGTAATGTTTGTGATGGTTTATTCTTTTTTTATATTTATATTAGCGGGTTTATGTGAAATTGGAGGCGGCTACTTAATATGGTTATGGCTTCGGGAAGGCCAACCATCGTGGCTAGGTGTTATTGGCGGCGTGATACTCATCTTGTATGGTGTGATAGCAACACTACAAACATTTCCGACATTTGGAAGAGTATATGCTGCATACGGGGGCGTATTCATCGTTATGAGTTTAGTTTGGTCTATGCTTATTGATAAGAATATGCCAGATAAATACGATATACTGGGTGCATTCGTCTGTTTAATAGGCGTCTTAATTATGCTGTTACCACATCGGGCATAATAAACGTGTTTGAAAGGGAGAAGTATGTAATGAATGTTGAAATTGAG harbors:
- a CDS encoding YnfA family protein, translating into MVYSFFIFILAGLCEIGGGYLIWLWLREGQPSWLGVIGGVILILYGVIATLQTFPTFGRVYAAYGGVFIVMSLVWSMLIDKNMPDKYDILGAFVCLIGVLIMLLPHRA